One window of the Eucalyptus grandis isolate ANBG69807.140 chromosome 6, ASM1654582v1, whole genome shotgun sequence genome contains the following:
- the LOC104451810 gene encoding MADS-box transcription factor 23 isoform X2 encodes MGRGKIVIRRIDNTTSRQVTFSKRRNGLLKKARELAILCDAEVGVVIFSSTGKLYDFASSSMSKVIERYDKLKEETDQSASPMAELKYWQREAAILRQQLQHLQENHRQMMGEELSGLSIKELRNLENQLEMSLRGVRTKKDQVLMEEVRELNRKGNLLHQENLELHKKENLFKQENMELYKKVYGTRDANNINGAHASLLPNKPSNDEDAQVPIHLQLSQPHHQNCETSSRTTNLGLQLH; translated from the exons ATGGGGAGGGGGAAGATAGTGATACGGAGGATCGACAACACGACGAGCAGGCAGGTGACGTTCTCGAAGCGGAGGAATGGATTGTTGAAGAAGGCGAGGGAGCTCGCCATCCTGTGCGACGCCGAGGTCGGGGTCGTCATCTTCTCCAGCACCGGCAAGCTCTACGACTTCGCCAGCTCCAG CATGAGCAAGGTAATTGAGCGGTACgacaaattaaaagaagagaCTGATCAATCTGCGAGCCCAATGGCTGAACTTAAG TATTGGCAGAGGGAAGCAGCAATATTAAGGCAACAACTGCAGCATCTCCAAGAAAACCACCG GCAAATGATGGGAGAAGAACTCTCAGGCTTGAGCATCAAAGAATTGCGGAATTTGGAGAACCAATTGGAAATGAGTCTCCGCGGTGTCCGCACAAAAAAG GACCAAGTTTTAATGGAAGAAGTACGGGAGCTGAACAGAAAG GGAAACCTCCTTCACCAGGAAAACTTGGAACTgcataagaaagaaaatctatttaaACAAGAGAACATGGAATTGTACAAGAAG GTCTATGGCACAAGAGATGCAAATAACATAAATGGAGCACACGCGAGTCTTCTACCAAATAAACCAAGCAATGATGAAGATGCTCAAGTACCTATCCATCTCCAACTAAGCCAGCCGCATCATCAGAACTGTGAGACGTCATCTAGAACTACAAACTTAGG ATTGCAGCTGCATTAG
- the LOC104451810 gene encoding MADS-box transcription factor 23 isoform X1 has protein sequence MGRGKIVIRRIDNTTSRQVTFSKRRNGLLKKARELAILCDAEVGVVIFSSTGKLYDFASSSMSKVIERYDKLKEETDQSASPMAELKYWQREAAILRQQLQHLQENHRQMMGEELSGLSIKELRNLENQLEMSLRGVRTKKDQVLMEEVRELNRKGNLLHQENLELHKKENLFKQENMELYKKVYGTRDANNINGAHASLLPNKPSNDEDAQVPIHLQLSQPHHQNCETSSRTTNLGYIASLDIYFNF, from the exons ATGGGGAGGGGGAAGATAGTGATACGGAGGATCGACAACACGACGAGCAGGCAGGTGACGTTCTCGAAGCGGAGGAATGGATTGTTGAAGAAGGCGAGGGAGCTCGCCATCCTGTGCGACGCCGAGGTCGGGGTCGTCATCTTCTCCAGCACCGGCAAGCTCTACGACTTCGCCAGCTCCAG CATGAGCAAGGTAATTGAGCGGTACgacaaattaaaagaagagaCTGATCAATCTGCGAGCCCAATGGCTGAACTTAAG TATTGGCAGAGGGAAGCAGCAATATTAAGGCAACAACTGCAGCATCTCCAAGAAAACCACCG GCAAATGATGGGAGAAGAACTCTCAGGCTTGAGCATCAAAGAATTGCGGAATTTGGAGAACCAATTGGAAATGAGTCTCCGCGGTGTCCGCACAAAAAAG GACCAAGTTTTAATGGAAGAAGTACGGGAGCTGAACAGAAAG GGAAACCTCCTTCACCAGGAAAACTTGGAACTgcataagaaagaaaatctatttaaACAAGAGAACATGGAATTGTACAAGAAG GTCTATGGCACAAGAGATGCAAATAACATAAATGGAGCACACGCGAGTCTTCTACCAAATAAACCAAGCAATGATGAAGATGCTCAAGTACCTATCCATCTCCAACTAAGCCAGCCGCATCATCAGAACTGTGAGACGTCATCTAGAACTACAAACTTAGGGTATATAGCTTCTCtcgacatatacttcaatttttGA